In one Corynebacterium bovis DSM 20582 = CIP 54.80 genomic region, the following are encoded:
- a CDS encoding FABP family protein, with protein sequence MLDRMTDTNETPDTNETAPLSGNSAVDRAAEAAKTTGGRNIPTIGDLPVAEDTANLRQGPNLHDGLLALLPLVGVWRGEGRAAPVDGEGAEYAFGQQLVFAHDGENYLRFSSRTWRLDDDGEPTGQDMRETGFWRIDADDRIEVVAAHSLGLTEILYGSPTTERAWQLESASTMVTETGPAALGPGKRLYGLMPNNNLGWVDERLVDGELRPWRSAELRRVMG encoded by the coding sequence ATGCTGGACCGCATGACCGACACGAACGAGACGCCCGACACGAACGAGACAGCACCGCTCAGCGGGAACTCCGCCGTCGACCGCGCCGCCGAGGCCGCGAAGACGACCGGGGGCCGCAACATCCCGACGATCGGCGACCTGCCCGTCGCCGAGGACACGGCGAACCTGCGCCAGGGGCCGAACCTCCACGACGGGCTCCTCGCCCTCCTGCCGCTCGTCGGCGTGTGGCGCGGCGAGGGCCGGGCCGCCCCGGTCGACGGCGAGGGCGCCGAGTACGCCTTCGGCCAGCAGCTCGTCTTCGCCCACGACGGCGAGAACTACCTGCGGTTCTCCTCCCGCACGTGGCGGCTCGACGACGACGGCGAGCCGACCGGCCAGGACATGCGGGAGACGGGCTTCTGGCGCATCGACGCCGACGACCGGATCGAGGTCGTCGCCGCGCACAGCCTCGGCCTCACCGAGATCCTCTACGGCAGCCCCACGACGGAGCGCGCCTGGCAGCTGGAGTCCGCGTCGACGATGGTGACGGAGACCGGCCCGGCGGCCCTCGGCCCGGGCAAGCGCCTCTACGGGCTCATGCCGAACAACAACCTCGGGTGGGTCGACGAGCGCCTCGTCGACGGTGAACTCCGCCCGTGGCGCTCGGCGGAGCTGCGCCGGGTGATGGGCTAG